CCTAGACCAATAATTACCGAACTGACGGTCATGGGGAGCATCCCTGCCAACTCCAAGAAGGAGGAGGTATGTTTTTTCCTCCTGATGGCGACTGAGAGGGTAAGAGCAAGCGGGACCGTGGTAGCAGCAACCACCAGTGCGATAAGCAAGCTGTTCGTAAGTGCCCCTAATGCAGAACCCATATGGCCTGTTGCACTTTCCAAACTGAGTAACTGACGATACCACTTCAGGCTGAATACTTCCTGGGCTGAACGAGATGGTGCTGCCATGAAAGAACGCACCACTACCGATACGATAGGACCAAGAATAAACAGGAAGGAAATGATGGTGTATAAGAATGCGAGTATTCGTCCCACCACAGTTGCTGGTTTTTTCTCCAGTGTTCGGTGGGTAGTACGGTAGGTTTCACTTTGTGCCAACTTCTTCTGGGTAGCATTGTACCAGAGCAATAAGAGGCTGGTTATGAGGATAGAGAACAAAGAGAGGGCGCTTGCAGCGGCAGGATTCCCCATCATCCTTGCTTGCCGGTAGATTTCCACTTCCATGGTCGTGAACTGGGGTCCTCCCCCGAGTACCAGGATAATGGCGAAGCTATTGAAGCAGAACAAGAAAACAAGGCTAGCAGAGGAGACAATGGCAGGTATGAGTCTGGGAAGTGTAATGGAAAAGAAGGTCCGTACCTTGTTTGCTCCCAAGGTCCAGCTTGCAGCTTCACAATTCTCATCCATATGTTCCCAATAGGAGGATACAAGGCTCATGATGATCGGGAAGTTGTAGAAGGTGTGTGCAAGGATGATGGCAGGGAATGAGTAGAGAATTTTCAGTGGTGGTTCCTCAAGTTGGAAGAGACTCATCAGTGCACGATTGAGAAATCCATTGTTTCCGAAAAAGATTACGAAACCGAGTACAACCAGAATCGAGGGAATGACAAAGGGTATGGCACTCAGTGCCAGAATCATGCGCTTACCTTTGAAAGAGTATGTAGCAATCAAGTACGCACCAGGTAGGGCGACTGCAAGCGAGGCAAGGGTAGAGAGCGTTGCCTGCAGCAGTGTGAATCCCATGATTTTTTGTGTATACGGGTCGCAGAAAACACTGACAAGCCGGGAGAAAGAGAAGCCCTCCTCAGTAATGAATGCTGAGGAGAGCGTGAAAAACAGAGGGACAAAAAACAGCATCAGCAAGACAACCATCGATGGAATGGGCATGGTACGATAAAATCGTCTGTACTGAATGCTGTTATTTTCTCTCATTTACTCATTACCTGTGTCCATTCAGTAAGCCACCTATCCAGGTTTTTTGCAAGAGTTTTGCTATCCATGGAGAGGTTCTTTTCCGGTTTTGGGGCGTAATCGAAGGCATCAGGGAGTTCAGTCTTGCTGTTGACCGGGTACATTGAATTTGCCATGGCGATGGTCAATTGTCCTTTGGTCAGGATAAAGTCAATGAACTGCCTGGCCTCGTCCTTTTTCTTGCTGGAAGCAAGCAAGCCAACTCCTTCGATGGTTGTACTATGCCCTTCTTCGAAGATTGCTACCTGGTAGCGGGTGGTATCCTCGTAAGTGACATGGTACACAGGACTGGTGGTATAACTGAGAACCAAGGGGGCTTCTCCCTCAGTGAACAGACCATAGGCGCTGGACCATCCATCGGTGATGGTAAGTGCCTGGTCTTTCATGGTCTCCCACCAGGTGAGGTATCCCTCTTCCCCAAAGACCTCAATTGTCCAGAGCAGCAAGCCAAGGCCAACGGAACTGGTCCTGGGATCGATCAGGATAACCTTATCCTTGTAGATTGGATCAGTCAGACTGGCGAGGGAAGTTGGGACCATATCATTGTCCATGGCCTCGGTATCCACTACAAATGCAAAGTTTCCGTAGTCAAAGGGGATCAGCTGATAGGTAGGATCAAAATGCAGGAAGTCAGGAATGTCAGCAAGTACCTTGCTCTTGTAAGGTTCCAACAACCCTGCCTCATAGATTTTTGAGGCCATATCGTCACTGATACCCACCACGACATCTGCCCATGGGTTGTTAGCCTCTGAGATGAGTTTGTTCATCATCTCCATGCCATCTCCTGAGCTTACCAAGTTTACCTTGATACCGGTCTCTTCCTCGAACATATCGACCAAGACAGGGCCAGGACCCCAATCTCCACTGAAGGAGTCATAGGCATAGACTACAAGCTCCTGCTGTTCTTGCACACCTTGAGCCGCAAGCGGAATAAAAAGTGAAAGGATGGCAACCAATACACAGACGAACTGATGCTTTTTCATAAGCACCTCCATATAATTTAGTCTGCCATGGGGAATGATTTTGTAAGATATGACTGTCTCCCTCCGCTGGTATGATCCAGATCAGGTTAACGGGTGTAATCTCAGGCCAAGAGGCCACCCCAGGACATCCTTAGCCTAACGGGATGAGGGAAAACTGTCAATATACGTTCTGTTGACCGCGCTCGAGAGCTCATGTACAGTGAGAATTATGAAAAGACTTGTTCCCTCCAGTGAAGTTTCTGACATCGATGCAAAAGCCCAAAGCCAGGCAAACATACCCGCTCTCTGTTTGATGGAGAGTGCTGGGTTGCAGATTTACCAGAAGTGGAAATCACAGCTGACGTGTT
This sequence is a window from uncultured Sphaerochaeta sp.. Protein-coding genes within it:
- a CDS encoding iron ABC transporter permease encodes the protein MRENNSIQYRRFYRTMPIPSMVVLLMLFFVPLFFTLSSAFITEEGFSFSRLVSVFCDPYTQKIMGFTLLQATLSTLASLAVALPGAYLIATYSFKGKRMILALSAIPFVIPSILVVLGFVIFFGNNGFLNRALMSLFQLEEPPLKILYSFPAIILAHTFYNFPIIMSLVSSYWEHMDENCEAASWTLGANKVRTFFSITLPRLIPAIVSSASLVFLFCFNSFAIILVLGGGPQFTTMEVEIYRQARMMGNPAAASALSLFSILITSLLLLWYNATQKKLAQSETYRTTHRTLEKKPATVVGRILAFLYTIISFLFILGPIVSVVVRSFMAAPSRSAQEVFSLKWYRQLLSLESATGHMGSALGALTNSLLIALVVAATTVPLALTLSVAIRRKKHTSSFLELAGMLPMTVSSVIIGLGYYLVASRLRGGLALSYTLVVLAHLVIAIPFVLRTILPEYRKIPLTYMHSSLTLGAGPLRTFLAIELPLLKGAMFTGAIFAFALSMGEFNATLTLANSSIITLPVVMYRLIGSYNFQGACALGTILIAVSVLVFIVSEFAKGGTYGR
- a CDS encoding thiamine ABC transporter substrate binding subunit → MKKHQFVCVLVAILSLFIPLAAQGVQEQQELVVYAYDSFSGDWGPGPVLVDMFEEETGIKVNLVSSGDGMEMMNKLISEANNPWADVVVGISDDMASKIYEAGLLEPYKSKVLADIPDFLHFDPTYQLIPFDYGNFAFVVDTEAMDNDMVPTSLASLTDPIYKDKVILIDPRTSSVGLGLLLWTIEVFGEEGYLTWWETMKDQALTITDGWSSAYGLFTEGEAPLVLSYTTSPVYHVTYEDTTRYQVAIFEEGHSTTIEGVGLLASSKKKDEARQFIDFILTKGQLTIAMANSMYPVNSKTELPDAFDYAPKPEKNLSMDSKTLAKNLDRWLTEWTQVMSK